TTGTAGGAATATCCAACGTACGAGTACTTATAGACTTCACGGCGTACTGTGTTTCCTTACAAAGGCGTCACCACACCTTGCCGAGTGGTTTGCCTTCTTCTATCGCCGAAGGACATGCGGACGCAAATGCAGAGTCGAGGTTTGTAGGGGGGAATGTATTTCTCATATCCCAGCAATACAAACTAGCGCCGGCGAACACTGCGTCACCCTGCGGCATGACTGAGAAGCTCCTGGGTTCTACAAGCTGTCGCGGTAAATGATTCCATGAGTTACGTCATAAATGTTCCACGCATAATTCCTGGAGTCCTTTTTCTTTCTAGAATACTCGTCATTATTACGCGTATAAGGGGGTCAAACGTATGTTTGCTTTGAATGACTGCAGGTGTGGAAAcagaactgtcgtctgcgattTGCGATCAAGTCTTCGCTCGCACTTGGTGCAATTTCGGCTAACAGATCAGACGCTCTTCAAACACGGAGCACCCGCATCTTTTATGTAAGCTGTTGCAGTCTTGCGCTAACTTCAAGCGAAAACGCGATAGCAAGCAGCAGATGACAGTTCCGCTGCCACGCCTGCTGCCACGTGTTAGAAGTAGAAGTAACTATGACACGACTTCAGGAAGTGCTTCAAGACGGATTCGCTACACAGGGTGTCTCACTTGCACACATACAGAGGAACTTAAGTGGGTAAGCATTCAGATATTAGCATGTTTATCAATATGTCACAAAATTATGACACAGAAATGCAGATATTTTTCATagtaataaatatattttgcgCTTAATCTCCGTTCAAAGAAAATACCAAACTCGATATAACCTGAATCGGAGGTTTTCACCGCCAGTAGTACAGTAAATAGTAAATGTTTAACTTTTGTATCAGAACTGTTCTTCATGGGCGACTTCCTACATTCATGAATGTTTTCTCCAATATGTAGCACAATTCCCGAACCGTTCGCTACGCTCTTATGGTAATTTGCCGAGTGATACTAAAGGATGCACATActttgctctttttttcttcttcttcttgtcgaTATATTCTATCGCTGTAGGAGACAGCCCCTTAATCCTACTTACACTGGAATGTCTGCGGCCCTGACGCTGCTTAGTTAAACAGGTTCGCAAGTTACTGGAATGGCAGACGGGCGGCTTTTTTTCGGCGAATTATCCAGGTCCACACAGCGTTCTTCAAGTTGTATACCGGAAAATGACCAGCATTGTAACAGCTAGTGCAATCTGATCGCGATATTGAAAGACAATAAAGTAAGCAGCTCGCGCGTTGCCGGATAAGGCCAAATCTAACTTTTACGAGTGGTATTTATCGACGTGATTGCTGCAATACGTACTCTGTATGCGCATACATATTTCGAGGGAAAACGAGAGGGTGTGCTTCCCCGCAAAGCTGACGAGCGTTGCAgacgaagcacgctttacagcaAGCACCAGCACGCGCGGTCGGTTACGTGAAGGAAAGGGATTTCAACTGAAATCTTTTCTGTGATTTCCGAATTGTAGACATTTTGTGTGATTCACGAATTTTGAACATGAAGAGcgctttctctacatgttcctgTGTTAACAATATAATACAAAGTTCAGAATAAAGGAGTTTATAcaaagaggggagtcaagtcctgtagatcacataaacaaaatacagaaaccgacactgaagatttttgtttaagtttaatttgtacaagctttcgcgtgattgtccacgcttcctcaggtacaaagtgaagtggtgacagacataagtatatatagtatagacatatacacgacttTTTTTAtagtttagtcgtgtatatgtctatactatatatacttatgtgtgtcaccacttcactttgtacctgaggaagcgtggacctccacgcgaaagcttgtacaaattaaacttaaacaaaaatcttcagtgtcggtttctgtattttgtttaaatAAAGGAGTTTGTGAAACACATTTCTTTCTAAACAGGTGCTTCCATAACAACAAAACTACCTTCCGAAATggagtccactgcatgaaagcttgtatccattaaaggaaagcttcagtgttttatagttttgttgttacttttgcCAAGTGGATCTTGACGCAACCCTCTACGTTCTTCAACAGGTGCTCCCGTGTAAGATTTGACCCCTCCAAGATGTTTTCAACATGGCGCAAAACAGAGCTGCGAGGACTTTATTTCTATTCATTTTTAAACAAAACCTATAGAGCTACCGGTGTTCATAAAGTTCGCTTTCTTGATTTCATACAAGCTCCTGATAGAAAACACGTCGAAAGATAGACCAAAAACTTCTTTAATGCGCAACACATGAATGCAACGATCCTACAATCCGAATCCACTCCCTAAATGTACTTGAAGATCATATCTTCCTTATCAGCTGCTGACTGCAGCTCTAGTTTGACGGGACACTTGAGGATGTAGCTGAGTATCTCTTCCGTGTAACCGATTAGAAAATACAGTTTTCTTGGAATTATGGATCTCTGTATGATGCCTCCTATGAAAATCATGTTCTGCCGTCGTTTGATCAACACTTCAGAGATGAAGATACGGTGCCATGTGCCGAACATGAACTTTCGAATGAACATGTCTTCGACCGCCGTCTCCGATTGCCTTAGGCCACCTTCCAGGTTACCTGAAAGTGAATCTATTGTCAGCCACTTCCAAGGAGTTAAGCTTATGCCAGACACCTGCGCTGTATGAAGCTCACTGTTCTCCCTTATAATCTTTATCAATTTTTAGCGTTTTTTGTTGCGAATCTAATAACCCGTAACATGAGCAGTTGAACGCCATTTCCAGCAAATGAAATTGACTTCTGAATGCCAGACGGGCAAATATAATGGTGTTGCACAAAACTGACATTCGCTTTTGTCCCGGCAGAGACTGCATGCTCTCGATGGTAGTGTCTCAATAAAAAACAGCAGTGCCAAACAGCGGTTTAAAAAAacattttttaaatttaaaaaTTACCAGTCCATACGTGATTCACAACCGGCGTGTTAAGGCAGTTATGGCTGAAAATTTTGCTTTCACGAAGTTGTCTTTATCTTAGTTGTATCTATTCTATTCGAAGTATCTAGAGAAGATACATATACTCTGCTATAATGCTGTCCTAATAAATTAAGGATTGTGGGGGTCATACAAATGA
This genomic stretch from Ornithodoros turicata isolate Travis chromosome 9, ASM3712646v1, whole genome shotgun sequence harbors:
- the LOC135368866 gene encoding small ribosomal subunit protein uS3m-like, with the protein product MATPTSYIFKGLVRWPTFAAVRSFHATEASFGAQAGRYKVTKDRSRPLTYEMANPPHQIAHRKAWNSWNTSNLEGGLRQSETAVEDMFIRKFMFGTWHRIFISEVLIKRRQNMIFIGGIIQRSIIPRKLYFLIGYTEEILSYILKCPVKLELQSAADKEDMIFKYI